A region from the Rubricoccus marinus genome encodes:
- a CDS encoding type IV toxin-antitoxin system AbiEi family antitoxin: protein MKEHELASTILSRLGALLSQVPSVRSVDSQPEALGGEAGRADGALAVTLVGGAVHTLVVEAKGNAQPRNVRDAARRLTAHINALRSDGVPHPSAILGAPYVSERSAAVLAEHGVGHLDLAGNARLAFGPVYVERSGLANPHAVERPYTSLFAPKTSRVARALLAHPARVWRLQELADELDVSLGLVAKAKASLLDGEYARDSPDGLALADPNGLLNAWLAADRRRPKPRGYYSLDSVSEAERRIADAARASGARAALTSFSGAERVAPHVRYSHASILIEADALKDVAERAGLRPVETGANVRLHEPYDNGAFYGAHDVDGVPVVHPVQLVLDLAREKGRGEEAADFLRRHALAPAWADLRR, encoded by the coding sequence GTGAAAGAACATGAACTCGCCTCCACGATCCTGAGCCGCCTTGGCGCCCTCCTGAGCCAGGTGCCGTCGGTGCGCTCGGTCGATTCTCAGCCCGAGGCACTAGGCGGAGAGGCAGGACGCGCCGACGGCGCTCTCGCGGTCACGCTCGTTGGGGGCGCGGTCCACACACTCGTCGTCGAGGCCAAGGGCAACGCCCAGCCACGCAACGTGCGCGACGCCGCCCGCAGGCTCACGGCCCACATCAACGCGCTCCGCTCGGACGGCGTGCCCCACCCGTCGGCCATCTTGGGCGCTCCCTACGTCTCGGAGCGGTCCGCCGCCGTCCTCGCAGAGCATGGCGTCGGCCACCTCGACCTCGCCGGAAACGCCCGCCTCGCCTTCGGCCCCGTCTACGTCGAGCGGTCCGGTCTCGCCAACCCCCACGCCGTCGAGCGCCCGTACACCTCGCTCTTCGCGCCCAAAACCTCGCGTGTCGCCCGCGCCCTCCTCGCCCACCCCGCCCGCGTCTGGCGACTCCAAGAACTCGCCGACGAACTCGACGTCAGCCTCGGCCTCGTCGCCAAGGCCAAGGCCTCACTCCTCGACGGCGAGTACGCCCGAGACTCGCCCGACGGGCTCGCTCTCGCCGACCCCAACGGCCTCCTCAACGCTTGGCTCGCCGCCGACCGTCGCCGACCGAAGCCTCGTGGCTACTACTCGCTCGACTCTGTCTCGGAGGCCGAGCGCCGCATCGCGGACGCCGCTCGGGCCTCGGGCGCCCGCGCTGCGCTCACGTCATTCTCTGGCGCTGAGCGTGTCGCTCCCCACGTCCGTTACTCCCACGCCAGCATCCTCATCGAGGCAGACGCGCTGAAGGACGTCGCTGAGCGTGCAGGTCTCAGGCCCGTGGAGACAGGCGCGAACGTCCGGCTCCACGAGCCCTACGACAACGGCGCCTTCTACGGTGCCCATGATGTCGATGGTGTACCAGTCGTTCACCCGGTCCAGCTCGTCCTTGACCTAGCACGTGAGAAGGGAAGGGGAGAGGAGGCCGCCGACTTCCTCCGCCGCCACGCTCTCGCGCCCGCCTGGGCCGACCTCCGCCGTTGA
- a CDS encoding nucleotidyl transferase AbiEii/AbiGii toxin family protein: MKTTEFDYPSRAVEATRRVLLELARVLGEYGDHIVLVGGWVPELLAPGAGHVGSTDVDLALDHVALSDTGYARLRDLLENAGYRNDPDPARQFVFYRDVTLGDGGTPDPVVVELDLLAAEYGGTGRNRRSQAVQGTRPRKARGADLAFERDLTVEVALDGALPDGRLARSQIRVAGPVPFLVTKAAALALRDKPKDAYDVWFLLRHHPAGLDGLAAAIAEQAGHGLVQEALGRLGDAFASVDHHGPVDVAGFLSLNPGTDEYDQVRQDAFQRVATLLSRIDPTS, from the coding sequence TTGAAGACGACCGAATTCGACTACCCCTCCCGCGCCGTCGAAGCCACACGCCGCGTGCTCTTGGAACTGGCGCGCGTGCTCGGTGAGTATGGCGACCACATCGTCTTAGTCGGCGGCTGGGTCCCCGAACTTCTCGCTCCCGGCGCAGGCCACGTCGGCTCGACCGACGTTGACCTCGCGCTCGACCACGTCGCGCTCTCGGACACGGGCTACGCCCGCCTCCGCGACCTCCTGGAGAACGCGGGCTACCGGAACGACCCCGACCCAGCCCGCCAGTTCGTGTTCTACCGCGACGTGACTCTCGGCGACGGCGGCACGCCGGACCCCGTTGTCGTCGAACTCGACCTCCTCGCGGCCGAGTACGGCGGGACGGGCCGGAACCGCCGCTCCCAGGCGGTGCAGGGCACGCGCCCGCGCAAAGCCAGGGGCGCTGACTTGGCTTTCGAGCGAGATCTCACGGTCGAGGTCGCCCTCGACGGTGCCCTACCTGACGGGCGCCTTGCCCGCTCTCAAATTCGTGTGGCTGGTCCCGTCCCGTTCCTCGTCACCAAGGCCGCTGCCCTCGCCCTCCGCGACAAGCCGAAGGACGCCTACGACGTCTGGTTTCTTCTCCGCCACCACCCGGCAGGCCTCGACGGACTGGCGGCGGCCATCGCCGAGCAGGCAGGCCACGGCCTCGTGCAAGAAGCCCTCGGCCGTCTCGGCGACGCTTTCGCATCTGTCGACCACCACGGCCCCGTCGACGTTGCCGGCTTCCTCAGCCTCAATCCGGGCACAGACGAGTACGATCAGGTCCGGCAGGATGCGTTCCAGCGCGTAGCGACTCTCCTCTCGCGAATCGATCCCACGTCATGA
- a CDS encoding Piwi domain-containing protein, whose amino-acid sequence MSIILNAAPLSFDRDTIDIGYLPDEGKEASAALREEYRDTHVFRFDRREGLIANVGVAGAAPLGDTKAQRLDENLYLASRVIQSQIVSWLKGRYTVLRRRNPVIFWASAQRHQLLSRAVQDVAQKRNAEISPLSGLDVYVRFRLDTRLLYPKGNKPTPYLGLLIDLNTSNVMDIPVSELMSRGLDPRGMYVGQRSKERDDFLLPRFETLGRVRDVRDGRLLLTDQKQGDGDSGGLAEQIEARSALVEPRSENLAAAIHTVYGRDARAIGDRLHTLRRSYATATGQLGHLEDTLAGLRDHVALNVGGATARVGDFLERGDGLFPLMISTSRPTCLFGPQGRKTGQHPDDGVSKYGPFQYMLHEANEPLVVVVCEASERVRVEQFVDELRDGFPTSEWEGATKNAQVRRENPYAGGLLGKYHLRRVRYEYEEMPDGRPETYRAAIGRVLGRLPRRPDLAIVQTRTEYRGLKGDANPYFVAKSEFMTKGVPVQAVTSEKVEAAPRQIPYILNNVGLASYAKLGGTPWVISTRNPSSREVVIGIGYTESFERRLGPRKRYVGITTFFQGNGRYLAWDVTREVEFEGYAEALLDSLRNTIRYVETENEWEPGDRVRLVFHVYKPLKRTEIEAVRGVVDDLLQDRYAVEFAFLNLTTFHAFRLFDPDKAGVPYYPPGRRGKVMKGPGVPDRGLCFQLDPRTALLQLVGPRELKTDLDGAPEPMLIEIHPDSDVDDLTYLVRQVFHFSFLSWRSFFPSGEPVTILYSRWIAQRLADLRPVTGWDPGAVTLGALRGSKWFL is encoded by the coding sequence ATGAGCATTATCCTCAACGCAGCCCCCCTCTCGTTCGACCGCGACACGATCGACATCGGCTACCTCCCGGACGAGGGTAAGGAGGCCTCCGCAGCCCTACGTGAGGAGTACAGAGACACCCACGTATTCCGCTTTGACCGTCGAGAGGGCCTGATCGCCAACGTCGGCGTTGCCGGGGCGGCCCCTCTCGGAGATACTAAAGCCCAGCGGCTCGACGAAAATCTCTACCTCGCGAGTCGAGTAATCCAGAGCCAGATCGTCTCGTGGCTCAAAGGGCGCTACACCGTCCTCCGCCGCCGCAACCCCGTCATCTTCTGGGCCTCTGCTCAGCGTCACCAACTCCTAAGTAGGGCCGTCCAAGATGTCGCCCAAAAGCGAAACGCGGAAATCAGTCCGCTCTCCGGTTTGGACGTGTACGTCCGGTTCCGGCTCGACACCCGCCTGCTCTACCCAAAGGGCAACAAACCGACACCGTACCTCGGCCTCCTAATCGACCTCAATACGTCCAACGTGATGGACATCCCCGTCAGCGAGTTGATGAGCCGGGGGCTAGATCCGCGTGGGATGTACGTGGGGCAGCGTTCGAAGGAACGAGACGACTTCCTGCTCCCCCGATTCGAGACGCTCGGTCGTGTCCGAGACGTGCGAGACGGACGCCTCCTCCTCACAGACCAGAAGCAGGGAGATGGTGACAGCGGCGGCCTTGCCGAACAGATCGAGGCGAGGTCGGCTCTCGTTGAGCCCCGGTCCGAGAACCTAGCCGCCGCGATTCACACCGTCTACGGTCGAGACGCACGTGCCATCGGGGACCGGTTGCACACGCTCAGGCGCTCTTATGCGACCGCCACGGGGCAACTGGGTCATCTGGAGGACACCCTCGCAGGCCTACGAGACCACGTTGCGCTGAACGTGGGTGGGGCGACCGCCCGCGTCGGAGATTTCCTCGAACGTGGAGACGGCCTCTTTCCCCTTATGATCTCGACGAGTCGCCCGACGTGCCTGTTCGGACCTCAAGGGCGAAAGACCGGGCAACACCCTGATGATGGTGTCAGCAAGTACGGGCCGTTCCAGTACATGCTGCACGAGGCGAACGAGCCCCTCGTCGTCGTCGTCTGCGAGGCGAGCGAGCGCGTCCGCGTCGAGCAGTTCGTCGACGAACTTCGAGACGGGTTCCCCACCTCGGAATGGGAGGGGGCAACCAAGAACGCCCAGGTCCGCCGCGAGAACCCATATGCGGGAGGGCTCCTCGGCAAGTACCACCTCCGGCGAGTGAGGTACGAGTACGAGGAGATGCCGGACGGGCGACCGGAGACGTACCGTGCTGCTATCGGGCGAGTCCTCGGGAGGCTCCCGAGGCGCCCTGACCTCGCTATTGTCCAAACCAGGACCGAATACAGGGGACTCAAGGGGGACGCCAATCCCTATTTCGTTGCGAAGTCCGAGTTCATGACGAAGGGGGTCCCGGTCCAGGCCGTCACGTCGGAGAAGGTCGAGGCCGCACCACGGCAGATCCCGTACATCCTCAATAATGTCGGGCTCGCTTCCTACGCTAAGCTCGGCGGCACGCCGTGGGTCATCAGCACCCGCAACCCCAGCAGCCGTGAGGTCGTCATCGGCATCGGGTACACCGAGTCGTTCGAGCGCCGCCTCGGCCCCCGCAAGCGGTACGTGGGCATCACCACCTTCTTCCAGGGCAATGGGCGCTACCTCGCGTGGGACGTCACGCGAGAAGTCGAATTCGAGGGGTACGCCGAGGCCCTTCTCGACAGCCTCCGCAACACCATCCGCTATGTCGAGACGGAGAACGAGTGGGAGCCGGGCGATCGCGTCCGCCTTGTGTTCCACGTCTACAAACCGCTGAAACGGACCGAGATCGAGGCGGTCCGGGGCGTCGTTGATGACCTCCTGCAGGACCGGTACGCAGTGGAGTTTGCGTTCCTCAACCTTACCACCTTCCACGCATTTCGGCTCTTCGACCCCGACAAGGCGGGCGTCCCGTACTACCCCCCGGGCCGTCGGGGGAAAGTCATGAAAGGCCCCGGCGTCCCCGATAGAGGGCTGTGCTTCCAACTCGATCCCCGGACTGCGCTTCTCCAACTCGTCGGACCCCGCGAGTTGAAGACCGACCTCGACGGTGCCCCCGAGCCCATGCTCATCGAGATCCATCCGGACTCGGATGTCGACGACCTCACCTACCTCGTCCGCCAGGTCTTCCACTTCTCCTTCCTCTCGTGGCGGAGCTTCTTCCCATCGGGAGAGCCTGTGACCATCCTCTACTCGCGGTGGATCGCTCAGCGGCTCGCCGACCTCCGGCCCGTCACGGGCTGGGACCCCGGCGCCGTCACGCTCGGGGCACTGCGAGGCAGCAAGTGGTTCTTATGA